A part of Aspergillus flavus chromosome 1, complete sequence genomic DNA contains:
- a CDS encoding Alpha/beta hydrolase fold-1 produces MATNTKPAIVICHGSYHSPTPYGPFMEKLQSQGFETYCPHRPTCDLSKLNVGDVDHPDFDLGPPAEGYPTDTDDVNVVVKLLDKLVNEDGKLVLLVAHSSGGWVATQAAIPELQANSRRSEGKTGGLIGIFYMGAFVVPVGESIHSFFQPKDGTTFVPPFMRFHKHGVKGLGTPVDAPRFFFNGLDAESAAKWTATLTASPVNTDRLTNDPYSALPCAYLVLEDDLTLPKEYQEGMIALQEGKGNKFTVYRATSGHSPHLTWTEDLVVKVTGFTNEILS; encoded by the exons ATGGCCACCAACACAAAGCCCGCCATTGTCATCTGCCATGGCTCCTACCACAGTCCTACCCCATATGGACCCTTCATGGAGAAGCTACAGTCCCAAGGATTTGAAACGTACTGTCCGCACCGGCCAACTTGTGATCTCAGCAAGCTCAACGTGGGTGATGTAGACCATCCAGATTTCGACCTCGGGCCTCCAGCAGAGGGCTACCCTACCGACACGGATGATGTGAATGTTGTTGTCAAGCTTCTGGACAAGCTAGTTAACGAAGACGGGAAGCTTGTTCTGCTAGTGGCACATTCATCCGGTGGCTGGGTAGCAACCCAGGCAGCCATACCAGAATTGCAAGCCAATTCTCGTCGGAGCGAAGGTAAGACAGGAGGCCTGATTGGTATATTTTACATGGGGGCTTTCGTTGTCCCTGTCGGCGAGTCCATTCATAGTTTTTTCCAGCCGAAAGATGGCACCACCTTTGTTCCGCCATTTATGCGATTCCAC AAACACGGTGTGAAGGGCCTCGGAACTCCAGTTGATGCCCCtcgctttttcttcaacGGTCTTGACGCTGAGTCCGCGGCGAAATGGACAGCGACTCTCACTGCGTCTCCCGTCAATACTGACAGGCTGACGAATGATCCTTACTCGGCCCTGCCATGCGCATACTTGGTCCTTGAGGATGACCTAACTCTGCCTAAGGAGTACCAGGAGGGAATGATCGCACTCCAGGAGGGGAAGGGCAATAAGTTTACCGTTTATCGAGCAACTTCTGGACATTCGCCTCATCTGACCTGGACGGAGGACCTCGTTGTGAAGGTGACTGGTTTTACGAATGAAATCCTTAGCTAA
- a CDS encoding putative short-chain dehydrogenases/reductase, translating into MAFLYQMLGSKIWPPRDTKPDLTGRTLLITGANSGLGYESVIKFVRASAKRIIIGVRSIEKGEEAKRAILAQIPQSNVTIDVYHLDMLDYTTIEAFASRVNQEVERLDYVVLNAGISPHAYKKSAYGFESGIQVNLVSTTLLSLLLLPKLLASKTDTFTPVLELVGSGTHQRMPQLLPETDNTEKDILEVYNSETSFRTIGFIQQYSLTKLFLMYVQWHLVKLVDDKVSGSPRVYVIVVGPGPTQSGLGRDFQEQSSLGVRVAVHTMNLLTKTAEQGARTYLSGLMLGEKGHGQFWQWDSVNRS; encoded by the exons ATGGCATTTCTGTATCAGATGCTAGGAAGCAAAATATGGCCACCCCGCGACACGAAACCTGATCTCACTGGACGAACTCTACTCATTACAGGCGCG AACTCAGGACTTGGTTACGAATCGGTGATCAAATTCGTTCGTGCCTCCGCTAAAAGAATCATCATCGGTGTCCGGTCCATCGAGAAAGGCGAGGAAGCAAAGAGGGCAATTCTTGCTCAAATACCTCAAAGTAATGTCACAATCGACGTTTACCATCTAGATATGTTGGACTACACTACTATCGAGGCTTTTGCGTCTCGCGTCAATCAGGAGGTAGAACGACTAGACTATGTTGTCCTCAACGCCGGCATTAGCCCTCATGCTTACAAGAAATCGGCCTACGGATTCGAATCAGGTATTCAGGTTAATCTGGTATCGACGACACTTTTATCTTTACTTCTTCTGCCTAAGCTATTGGCGAGCAAGACCGATACCTTCACCCCTGTGCTCGAATTGGTGGGGTCCGGCACACACCAGCGCATGCCACAACTCCTGCCGGAGACAGATAACACTGAAAAGGATATCTTAGAGGTTTACAACTCAGAAACCTCATTCAGGACAATTGGATTCATCCAACAATACTCATTGACAAAGCTCTTTCTCATGTATGTGCAGTGGCACCTTGTGAAGCTTGTGGATGATAAAGTCTCTGGATCACCTCGAGTATATGTCATCGTTGTTGGCCCAGGTCCGACTCAGTCTGGTCTTGGAAGAGACTTTCAAGAACAATCATCTCTTGGGGTCCGCGTCGCTGTCCACACCATGAACCTTTTGACGAAAACAGCTGAGCAGGGTGCACGCACATATCTCAGTGGTCTTATGCTTGGCGAAAAAGGCCATGGGCAATTTTGGCAATGGGACTCAGTTAATAGGAGCTGA
- a CDS encoding efflux pump antibiotic resistance protein — MADTSSSTTIQQSSAKEAALQKVSSGTPRSRDGIADWKWKGSLAAVMLTTVINGYDVSNVANIQPRLYEAFGDIALLPWIGLSFSLAVFAFLSFSRKIIYCFDMQWIYIVSVVVFMAGAAVAGAAHNLATVIVGRTIMGVGGSVIYQSNLTFVAVFATPAETPLLFGLLGALWAVGLVIGFPIGSALASNPNTTWRWAFYMNLPWAGLVLVIAFICMPSKYLGPDIPVWSRIARMDPIGITMNIAVPALFSIALEFSGPVWDWGSGASIAVWVVFGVLLIGWIVQQYWCMGTTPDQRAIPLHLFRRLDLVPLWIASGCAGASYAGTLYYTPLFFAFARGHSALQQTVRLLPFVILFIAVVLLVGALLPLFGRYNLIYIIAGLATVAGAGAMAATLSPDVPESQVMGLEALIGVGLGCSYQHGVGISNVINKDPRDKVDSVVMFNLAQMGGITVILSIAGSIFQNVGFHLLKEVIGGNGYSEDDLRQALAGVSSTVWGSDDPDVLARGVQAVSEALAREYYLIVAGGALCFVCGLVMKWEKLDYGRGRGKKPEA, encoded by the exons ATGGCGGATACATCATCCAGCACCACCATTCAGCAGTCATCCGCGAAGGAGGCGGCCCTCCAGAAGGTATCTTCAGGGACTCCGCGGTCTCGGGATGGGATTGCTGattggaaatggaaaggcaGTCTCGCGGCTGTTATGCTAACAACGGTTATCAATG GATATGATGTGAGTAATGTGGCCAACATCCAGCCACGACTATACGAGGCCTTCGGTGACATTGCACTTCTCCCATGGATCGGCCTGTCTTTCAGCTTGGCCGTCTTTGCCTTTCTGTCCTTCTCTCGGAAGATTATATACTGTTTCGACATGCAATGGATCTATATCGTTAGTGTTGTTGTCTTCATGGCCGGGGCTGCCGTGGCAGGAGCGGCCCATAATCTAGCCACGGTCATTGTCGGGCGGACAATCATGGGGGTCGGCGGATCTGTCATTTATCAGAG CAATCTGACATTTGTCGCCGTGTTTGCCACTCCAGCTGAGACACCACTTCTCTTCGGACTGTTGGGTGCATTATGGGCTGTAGGGCTCGTCATCGGCTTTCCGATCGGGTCCGCCCTCGCGTCCAACCCTAACACGACCTGGCGGTGGGCCTTTTACATGAACCTCCCATGGGCTGGCCTCGTCCTTGTTATAGCCTTCATCTGCATGCCCAGCAAGTACCTAGGGCCAGACATTCCAGTATGGTCCCGCATCGCCAGAATGGATCCAATCGGCATTACAATGAACATCGCCGTGCCGGCTCTGTTCTCCATCGCACTGGAGTTCTCCGGTCCCGTCTGGGACTGGGGCTCTGGTGCATCTATCGCGGTCTGGGTAGTCTTCGGCGTGCTACTTATCGGTTGGATCGTCCAACAATATTGGTGCATGGGAACCACTCCCGACCAACGTGCCATTCCCCTCCACCTGTTCCGTCGCCTCGATCTAGTGCCCCTGTGGATCGCATCTGGATGCGCAGGGGCATCATACGCCGGGACATTGTACTATACCCcgctcttcttcgccttcgcTCGCGGCCACAGCGCGTTACAACAAACCGTCCGTCTTCTCCCATTCGTCATACTTTTCATCGCAGTTGTCTTGCTCGTCGGCGCCCTCCTACCCCTATTCGGTCGCTATAACCTAATCTACATCATCGCAGGTCTAGCCACCGTCGCCGGAGCAGGCGCCATGGCCGCAACACTCAGTCCCGATGTCCCTGAGTCCCAGGTAATGGGCCTAGAAGCTCTCATCGGAGTCGGACTAGGCTGTTCATACCAACACGGCGTTGGCATCTCAAACGTGATCAACAAAGACCCACGCGATAAAGTAGACAGTGTCGTCATGTTCAATCTGGCGCAAATGGGCGGCATTACTGTGATTCTCTCGATAGCGGGCTCGATCTTCCAGAATGTGGGGTTCCATCTGTTGAAGGAGGTGATTGGGGGTAATGGGTACTCTGAAGATGATCTGCGACAGGCACTGGCCGGCGTGTCCTCTACTGTGTGGGGATCTGATGACCCGGATGTGCTTGCTCGTGGCGTTCAGGCTGTTTCGGAGGCTCTTGCTAGGGAGTACTATTTGATCGTTGCTGGTGGGGCACTTTGTTTCGTGTGTGGGTTAGTGATGAAGTGGGAGAAATTGGATTAtggaagggggagggggaagaagCCTGAAGCTTAG
- a CDS encoding cytochrome protein (cytochrome P450, putative): MSDARTTLMETWFTPALVAAIVAARLLFSLYSAWRHAQRARSLNCQEAPLYPSRDPFGVATLLETLRADRDKFLPKLSQKRVDLISSQQNRYVSTFRVRQAGRENFFTVDPKNIQAMLATQFNDFFLGDMRRNAGAPVIRSGIFVSDGADWSHSRSLIRPQFTRTQINNLELEERHVQNALRAMPTQSNGWTSEVDIQTILFRLTLDSATEFLFGKSCNSQLTALEKDAGEMSDSFLNSFDRCAWYLAARLRFERLYWIVNNKEFRECTRVVHELVDGYVHAALQRAQQAEKPADPERGSHYVFVDALTATTQDPNQLRDECLNVLIAGRDTTASLLSWNILLLARHPDIFQRLRKEIIERFGTYSEPRDINFSSLKSCQYLQHFINETLRLHPVVPFNRRCANKDTTLPRGGGKDGNSPVYLQKGQPVLYSSYVLQRRKDIWGEDAEEFNPDRWYGRKAIWEHIPFSGGPRTCIGQQFAITNTSFVLVRLLQRFDSIEDVYPEREIRYGVTLTNCPADRVTVRMHQAEL; this comes from the exons ATGTCCGATGCTCGTACAACCCTAATGGAAACGTGGTTCACTCCCGCTCTCGTGGCCGCCATCGTCGCGGCCCGCCTCTTATTCTCCTTGTATTCGGCATGGCGGCATGCCCAGAGGGCTCGCAGCTTAAACTGCCAAGAAGCTCCGTTATATCCTTCTCGGGATCCGTTCGGCGTCGCAACGCTGCTCGAAACATTACGAGCCGATCGAGACAAGTTTCTTCCCAAGCTATCACAGAAACGTGTCGATCTGATTTCCAGCCAGCAAAACAGATATGTTTCCACCTTTCGCGTGCGCCAAGCTGGCCGAGAAAACTTCTTCACCGTCGATCCCAAGAACATCCAAGCCATGTTGGCGACTCAATTCAATGACTTTTTCTTGGGCGATATGCGCCGCAACGCAGGGGCGCCTGTGATAAGAAGTGGAATT TTTGTCTCTGATGGTGCGGATTGGTCCCACTCAAGGTCCCTAATACGACCTCAGTTTACGCGAACCCAAATCAATAACCTCGAGTTGGAAGAACGCCATGTCCAGAATGCCTTGAGAGCTATGCCGACTCAATCAAACGGATGGACGTCTGAGGTCGACATCCAGACCATCCTCTTCCGCCTTACTCTTGACTCCGCCACTGAATTTCTCTTCGGCAAAAGCTGCAATAGCCAGCTAACCGCCTTGGAAAAAGATGCCGGAGAGATGTCAGATAGCTTTCTTAACAGCTTTGACCGCTGTGCATGGTACCTAGCTGCTAGACTCCGATTTGAGCGTCTCTACTGGATAGTCAACAACAAGGAGTTTAGAGAATGCACCCGCGTAGTGCACGAGCTCGTGGACGGATATGTCCATGCCGCCTTACAGAGGGCACAGCAAGCGGAAAAGCCTGCCGACCCAGAACGTGGATCACATTATGTATTTGTAGATGCTCTTACCGCAACAACTCAGGACCCCAATCAGCTACGAGACGAGTGTTTGAATGTATTGATCGCAGGACGTGACACAACTGCGTCTCTGCTCAGCTggaatatccttcttctcgctcGTCACCCCGACATTTTCCAAAGACTCCGAAAGGAAATCATCGAACGCTTCGGTACCTACAGCGAGCCCCGCGATATCAACTTCTCCTCGCTAAAGTCATGTCAGTACCTCCAACACTTCATCAACGAGACCCTTCGTCTCCATCCGGTGGTACCCTTTAATCGCCGGTGCGCTAATAAGGACACTACGCTACCTCGAGGGGGTGGCAAGGATGGCAACTCGCCGGTCTATCTCCAAAAGGGTCAACCAGTACTTTACAGCAGTTATGTCCTGCAACGCCGGAAAGATATCTGGGGtgaagatgcggaggagTTCAATCCTGACCGGTGGTACGGCCGCAAGGCAATCTGGGAGCATATCCCTTTCAGCGGCGGACCGAGAACCTGCATCGGTCAGCAATTCGCCATTACCAATACCAGCTTTGTGTTGGTGCGGCTATTGCAGCGGTTTGATTCTATCGAAGATGTCTACCCTGAGAGGGAGATTCGGTACGGTGTCACTCTGACAAACTGTCCGGCTGATCGGGTTACCGTAAGAATGCACCAGGCCGAGCTATAG